In Deltaproteobacteria bacterium, a single window of DNA contains:
- a CDS encoding AI-2E family transporter: MQAAAKTQLWMDRSLLAIFAVCLAVAFLLARPFLGPLLLASFLVAVCHRPHARLRARLGRPQLAAGISAIAVALALVLPAALFLTMLVEQLVSWTAQVRAWLGPSDVSQVLLGQLPLSAQQHLARYVPLGQEELAATVGRIAAWLSAAAPGVVTLSLDLLLKLFVLVLALYYLFLDGEKLVTWLIRISPLRPSDTRELIHEFRRVADAMLTGSAAVATLQALAAWLIFAVLGIPNALVWAMALAFASFVPAVGVALVYVPMVVTLFLLGRHASALLLLGYSLVVIGMLMDYVVRPQLVRGRLTMHPLVIFVAICGGVLLFGGAGLLLGPLVAAFLITVLRIYARDLSAAS; this comes from the coding sequence ATGCAAGCCGCAGCGAAGACGCAGCTCTGGATGGACCGCAGCTTGCTCGCGATCTTCGCCGTGTGTCTGGCCGTGGCCTTCTTGCTGGCGCGGCCGTTTCTCGGGCCGCTGTTGCTCGCGAGCTTCCTGGTCGCCGTCTGTCACCGGCCGCACGCCCGGCTCCGCGCACGGCTCGGGCGGCCGCAGCTCGCCGCGGGGATCTCTGCGATCGCGGTGGCTCTGGCGCTGGTGCTTCCGGCCGCGCTGTTCTTGACGATGCTCGTGGAGCAGCTCGTGTCCTGGACCGCTCAGGTACGTGCGTGGCTCGGGCCCAGCGACGTGAGTCAGGTTCTGCTCGGCCAGCTCCCGCTCTCGGCGCAGCAGCACCTCGCGCGCTACGTGCCGCTCGGGCAGGAGGAGCTCGCGGCGACGGTGGGGCGGATCGCGGCGTGGCTCTCGGCCGCGGCGCCAGGCGTGGTCACGCTGAGCTTGGATCTGTTGCTCAAGCTCTTCGTGCTGGTGCTCGCGCTCTACTACCTGTTCCTCGACGGAGAGAAGCTGGTCACCTGGCTGATCCGGATCTCGCCGCTGCGGCCGAGCGACACGCGCGAGCTCATCCACGAGTTTCGCCGCGTGGCCGACGCCATGCTCACGGGCAGCGCGGCGGTGGCCACGCTGCAGGCGCTGGCGGCGTGGCTCATCTTCGCCGTGCTCGGAATACCGAACGCGCTGGTGTGGGCCATGGCGCTGGCGTTCGCGTCGTTCGTGCCCGCGGTGGGTGTCGCGCTGGTGTACGTGCCGATGGTGGTGACCCTCTTCCTTCTGGGACGGCACGCCTCCGCGCTGCTCTTGCTCGGCTACTCGCTCGTGGTGATCGGCATGTTGATGGACTACGTGGTTCGGCCGCAGCTGGTGCGTGGGCGGCTGACGATGCACCCGCTGGTGATCTTCGTGGCCATCTGCGGCGGCGTGCTGCTCTTCGGCGGCGCGGGGCTCTTGCTGGGGCCGCTGGTGGCGGCGTTCTTGATCACCGTGCTGCGCATCTACGCGCGGGATCTGTCGGCGGCGAGCTGA
- a CDS encoding response regulator yields MTPIKPDQLLTSHEVGALLQMDPSSVVKWVNDGILPAYRTPGGHRRIRSSDLLNFLREHSMYIPDALRGGAVKALLVDDDTSFLQAMSRSMKSHKDKVELTTVASGIEALVKVGAEKPDVLVIDVHMPELDGLEVVRRLKANADTRNISIILFTGKPGPELEKKALEIGAKALLPKPLTAARLVEAISGQDASAARAR; encoded by the coding sequence GTGACGCCCATTAAACCGGATCAACTCCTCACCTCCCACGAGGTCGGCGCGCTCCTCCAGATGGATCCGAGCTCGGTCGTGAAGTGGGTGAATGACGGAATCCTTCCTGCCTACCGCACGCCGGGTGGGCACCGCCGGATTCGCTCCAGCGACCTGCTCAACTTCTTGCGCGAGCACTCCATGTACATCCCCGACGCGCTGCGCGGCGGGGCGGTGAAGGCTCTGCTCGTCGACGACGACACCAGCTTCCTGCAGGCGATGTCGCGCTCGATGAAGAGCCACAAGGACAAGGTGGAGCTCACCACCGTGGCCAGTGGCATCGAGGCGCTGGTGAAGGTGGGCGCCGAGAAGCCCGACGTGCTGGTCATCGACGTGCACATGCCGGAGCTCGATGGGCTCGAGGTGGTGCGCCGCCTCAAGGCCAACGCCGACACGCGCAACATCTCCATCATCCTCTTCACCGGAAAGCCGGGCCCGGAGCTGGAGAAGAAGGCGCTGGAGATTGGCGCCAAGGCGCTGCTCCCCAAGCCGCTGACGGCGGCGCGCTTGGTGGAAGCGATCTCCGGACAGGACGCGTCCGCGGCGCGGGCGCGCTAG
- a CDS encoding ABC transporter permease subunit — protein sequence MRKELLELASNRGLLGSLCALPAVMTVVPCALALSYRLNPNDVNVEAVARYYQVFQRGVLPGASLIEATAKQWLSLYLVTPMFLPVLIASQAVAGEKEKRTIEPLLASPATAAEILLGKSLAAVLPATLITWIFFLLFAAGMNAIAWPLLHRTIVPNATWAFAMLVVAPLLALMGNALSVAISARLGDPRLTQQIAGLCVMPAVGLAVMQLVSLRDLGLNQYAIVAIVVAVIDVIVLAVAARLFDRERILTRWG from the coding sequence TTGCGCAAGGAGCTGCTCGAGCTGGCCAGCAACCGCGGCCTGCTGGGCTCGCTCTGCGCGCTGCCCGCGGTGATGACCGTGGTGCCCTGCGCGCTGGCGCTCTCGTACCGCTTGAACCCCAACGATGTGAACGTCGAGGCCGTCGCGCGCTACTACCAGGTGTTCCAGCGCGGGGTGCTCCCGGGCGCGAGCTTGATCGAAGCGACGGCGAAGCAGTGGCTGAGCCTCTACCTGGTGACGCCCATGTTCCTGCCGGTGCTCATCGCCAGTCAGGCGGTGGCGGGCGAGAAGGAGAAGCGCACCATCGAGCCGCTGCTCGCGTCGCCCGCGACGGCCGCGGAGATCCTGCTCGGCAAGAGCCTGGCCGCGGTGCTGCCGGCCACCCTGATCACCTGGATCTTCTTCCTGCTGTTCGCCGCAGGCATGAACGCCATCGCCTGGCCGCTCCTGCACCGCACCATCGTGCCCAACGCCACCTGGGCGTTTGCCATGCTGGTCGTCGCGCCGCTGCTGGCGCTGATGGGCAACGCGCTCTCGGTGGCCATCTCGGCGCGGCTCGGCGATCCGCGGCTCACCCAGCAGATCGCCGGGCTCTGCGTGATGCCCGCCGTCGGCCTGGCGGTGATGCAGCTGGTGAGCCTGCGCGATCTCGGCTTGAACCAGTACGCCATCGTCGCGATCGTGGTCGCGGTGATCGATGTGATCGTGCTCGCGGTGGCCGCGCGGCTCTTCGACCGCGAGCGCATCCTCACCCGCTGGGGCTAG
- a CDS encoding hybrid sensor histidine kinase/response regulator, translating to MSGNDTRQVLYVDGAPEARAAFADAFGSRFSVQTAERGASALASVSARAPAVVISAGRLPDQDGAELLALVRERAPETARLMVGPADAPLVLDALNRAAVSRYIVSPWRPDELAAALEEGLALSARARHGRVLQLGFLDARRENGLGEAAASYAHDMCSPLSALATNLERLEQHVPAVHNLAGQAGRAGVTLDAAQRDATQELADITRESQESVAALTTLVEGLRARARPPAGGSADPAEALDYVVPLIRAVLGERGAELHVERAASPRIAVSSAELSGLLAQLLADAAAALTPELARRRVSLALRAERDGVRITVGDTGAGLSAEDLRRVERTKITSTNPSPRPGLAPVRERAIRAGGSFQLESAVGQGTTVHVWLPCADASEAEPG from the coding sequence TTGAGCGGCAACGACACACGCCAGGTGCTCTACGTGGACGGTGCGCCCGAGGCGCGCGCCGCCTTTGCGGACGCGTTCGGCTCGCGGTTCTCCGTCCAGACCGCCGAGCGCGGTGCCAGCGCGCTGGCCTCGGTTTCTGCGCGCGCGCCGGCGGTGGTGATCAGCGCCGGGCGACTTCCCGACCAGGATGGCGCGGAGCTCCTGGCGCTCGTGCGCGAGCGCGCGCCCGAGACGGCGCGGCTCATGGTCGGTCCCGCCGATGCGCCGCTGGTGCTCGACGCGCTGAACCGGGCCGCGGTGTCGAGATATATCGTTTCCCCCTGGCGCCCCGACGAGCTGGCTGCGGCGCTCGAAGAGGGCCTGGCGCTCTCGGCGCGCGCGCGGCACGGCCGGGTGCTGCAGCTCGGCTTCCTCGACGCGCGGCGTGAGAACGGGCTCGGCGAGGCCGCGGCGTCCTACGCGCACGACATGTGCAGCCCGCTCTCGGCGCTGGCCACGAATCTGGAACGCCTGGAGCAGCACGTGCCCGCGGTGCACAACCTCGCCGGCCAGGCGGGCCGCGCGGGGGTGACCCTCGACGCCGCCCAGCGTGACGCCACCCAGGAGCTCGCCGACATCACCCGCGAATCGCAGGAGAGCGTGGCCGCGCTCACGACCTTGGTCGAGGGGCTTCGGGCGCGGGCGCGTCCGCCCGCGGGCGGCTCGGCGGACCCGGCCGAAGCGCTGGACTACGTGGTGCCCTTGATACGCGCGGTGCTGGGCGAGCGCGGCGCCGAGCTGCACGTGGAGCGCGCGGCCTCGCCGCGGATCGCGGTCTCGAGCGCGGAGCTCTCCGGCCTGCTCGCGCAGCTCCTGGCCGACGCGGCGGCGGCGCTGACGCCCGAGCTCGCGCGGCGGCGGGTCTCGCTCGCGCTGCGGGCCGAGCGCGACGGCGTACGCATCACCGTCGGCGACACGGGCGCGGGGCTCTCCGCCGAGGACCTGCGGCGCGTGGAGCGGACCAAGATCACGTCGACGAACCCGAGCCCGCGGCCCGGGCTGGCGCCGGTGCGCGAGCGCGCCATCCGCGCGGGTGGGAGCTTTCAGCTCGAGAGTGCGGTGGGGCAGGGCACCACGGTGCACGTGTGGCTGCCCTGCGCGGATGCGTCTGAGGCGGAGCCCGGGTGA
- a CDS encoding cytochrome c3 family protein — protein sequence MRPHRSKSAPALAALLLGLASLPARAEPPTASVRCASCHPAEAAPLAKSRHGLASGPGLWGQLPTAGPHLGSSLACLSCHAPAPDQQPWRTVAPLAVDAGPGQTDIEAKSLALAGAAVEANPGFDPHAKELGVSCAACHVEAGQILGPREAPRAPHPVKVAELDDVARCAGCHQFGSASSVNGKPLENLVAEFRTSAWAQAGATCVSCHLPDGRHLFQGIHAPDLVAASVEVRWRRDAPGEGEIALTNAAVGHDFPSYVTPRVVLSVQPEDAQGHPVGAPSQQVLGRAVRWAGERWQEDSDTRVPPGGTVRLRYRLALPPSVARLHATVSVEPDAAYVRIFSELLAAGGLPAERERDLRMGLAKAQTARYEIFDETQPR from the coding sequence TTGCGCCCGCACCGTTCAAAATCCGCACCTGCCCTGGCGGCCCTGCTCCTCGGCCTCGCGTCGCTCCCGGCGCGCGCCGAGCCGCCCACGGCCAGCGTCCGCTGCGCCAGTTGCCACCCCGCCGAGGCCGCGCCGCTCGCCAAGAGCCGCCACGGGCTCGCCTCGGGCCCCGGGCTCTGGGGCCAGCTGCCCACGGCGGGACCGCACCTCGGCAGCTCCCTGGCGTGCCTAAGCTGCCACGCGCCCGCACCGGACCAGCAGCCGTGGCGAACGGTCGCACCGCTCGCCGTCGATGCCGGGCCTGGCCAGACCGACATCGAGGCCAAGAGCCTCGCGCTCGCCGGCGCCGCCGTGGAAGCGAACCCCGGATTCGACCCGCATGCCAAGGAGCTGGGCGTGTCTTGTGCGGCCTGCCACGTCGAGGCCGGGCAGATCCTCGGTCCGCGCGAGGCGCCGCGCGCGCCGCACCCCGTGAAGGTCGCCGAGCTGGATGACGTGGCGCGCTGCGCCGGATGTCACCAGTTCGGCTCCGCCTCGTCTGTAAACGGGAAGCCGCTGGAAAACCTGGTCGCCGAGTTCCGCACGAGCGCCTGGGCCCAAGCCGGAGCCACGTGTGTGAGCTGTCACCTGCCCGACGGTCGGCACCTCTTCCAAGGCATCCACGCCCCGGACCTCGTGGCGGCGAGCGTGGAGGTGCGCTGGCGCCGCGACGCCCCCGGCGAAGGTGAGATCGCCCTCACCAACGCCGCCGTCGGGCACGACTTCCCCAGCTATGTCACCCCGCGCGTGGTGCTCTCGGTTCAGCCCGAGGATGCCCAGGGTCACCCCGTCGGCGCCCCGAGCCAGCAGGTCCTCGGCCGCGCGGTGCGCTGGGCCGGCGAACGTTGGCAGGAAGACAGCGACACCCGCGTGCCCCCAGGCGGGACGGTGCGCCTGCGCTATCGGCTCGCGCTGCCGCCCTCGGTGGCCCGGCTCCACGCCACGGTCTCGGTTGAGCCCGACGCCGCCTATGTGAGGATCTTCTCCGAATTGCTGGCGGCTGGCGGCCTGCCCGCCGAGCGGGAGCGCGACCTCCGAATGGGCCTCGCCAAGGCTCAGACTGCTCGTTACGAGATCTTCGACGAGACGCAGCCCCGCTAG
- a CDS encoding ABC transporter ATP-binding protein: MLGPNGAGKTTLTRILCGLLTPTEGKASVLGHPANGTDDGLRSAVGLLTEQPGLYDRLSGWENLMYFAGLYGVPRGEAEARLERYLKSFGLWEKRGERAGTYSKGMRQKLAIARALLHAPQVIFLDEPTSGLDPQAARAVRDAVAELAREGRTIVLCSHNLDEVERLCGRVAVLKQKVLALAPVSELRRGRAQVDVTVEGEAAPFAELASRVAGVAGAVPTGKTLTVQLQEESAIPALVQALVQGGARIGAVVPQARALEEVYLELLGTPGEKAS; encoded by the coding sequence ATGCTCGGCCCGAACGGCGCCGGCAAGACCACGCTCACCCGCATCCTCTGCGGCCTGCTCACGCCCACCGAGGGAAAGGCGAGCGTGCTCGGCCACCCGGCGAACGGCACCGACGACGGTCTGCGCAGCGCGGTGGGCCTGCTCACCGAGCAGCCCGGGCTCTACGACCGGCTGAGCGGCTGGGAGAACTTGATGTACTTCGCCGGCCTCTACGGCGTGCCGCGCGGCGAGGCCGAAGCGCGACTCGAGCGATATCTGAAATCCTTCGGGCTCTGGGAGAAGCGAGGCGAGCGCGCGGGCACCTATTCGAAAGGCATGCGCCAGAAGCTCGCCATCGCGCGCGCGCTGCTGCACGCGCCACAGGTGATCTTCCTCGACGAGCCGACGAGCGGTCTGGATCCGCAAGCGGCGCGAGCGGTGCGTGACGCGGTGGCAGAGCTTGCCCGCGAGGGCCGCACCATCGTGCTCTGCTCGCACAACCTCGACGAGGTGGAGCGGCTCTGCGGTCGCGTGGCGGTGCTCAAGCAGAAGGTGCTGGCGCTGGCGCCGGTGTCCGAGCTGCGGCGTGGGCGAGCGCAGGTCGACGTGACCGTGGAAGGCGAGGCGGCGCCATTCGCGGAGCTCGCGTCGCGCGTCGCGGGCGTGGCCGGCGCGGTGCCCACCGGCAAGACGCTCACCGTGCAGCTGCAGGAGGAATCGGCCATCCCCGCGCTGGTGCAGGCGCTGGTGCAGGGCGGGGCACGCATCGGCGCGGTGGTGCCGCAGGCGCGCGCGCTGGAAGAGGTCTACCTCGAGCTGCTGGGCACGCCCGGCGAGAAGGCGAGCTAG